CCTCATTTTCACCTTCCAAAACTCATAATTTTCTCCgaaaaaaattagaataattgaGAAAGAAGTATTGTTGTTTTGGTTTGACAAGGAAGCCatgactttgataccactttTGTTGGTTAAACATCagaaaagaaaatatgaaataaaattttttgcagATTAAATTACTATAGCAGAGCTTTAGGAGAAAagatttctataattttttgtatTCCACTAATTTCTTCATCATTTAGTTACAAAAAAATGACTATATATATAACAcccaaaatattaatattttgtcTAGAAAACTGAAACAACAAAGCAATTGTAAACATAGAAAATCTATGGCAAAATAATTATAGGAGTAAATAATtttgacaaagcaacattctagaacataACAGAAAATACATTAATGTCCAATAAGCCCTAGATATAATCTACTGAACTTTCATTAAGAAAAGAAGAACTTACCATTCAGAATTTATAGTAGAGGAGATGGTCCTTTCAAACCCTAAAAAGCCTCTTTTGAGGACCAAGGAGAAAGGAATTGAATGAAAGCCAGGGGTGAGCTCTCCTTTCACCTCGTAGGAATACAATAGAGAAAAGTGGGAATAGGGGTTGGGAGGTATTTGAAAACAGAAAAAGACATGACTTCGATCGATCGCCTCGAGACTTCATCCTCAGACACGATAGCTTGTGGTGAGCACTTTTGCTTGAGCCAGCACAAAATATGTGGAAGAAGAAGTGTCGCGTGCGTGGAAGGTgagattttttttggataagttaTAATTATACCATATAATATATACCTTCTCCAGGGTTTACAATGATCGCTGGTTAAGATATAATCTTTTTCAATGGTCTTAACTGAAtacagataaaaattaaatttttttcaaaagattaaGACTTCCCCAGCATTTTGATTTCATCGGACGTTTTCCAATGGTACCATATGACtgctgggaaaaaaaaaaactttttctaGTAATTGAACTGATCGTGAGAAAAATAAGACTTTACTCAGCGGATTCAAAAAAAATGCTACCTAAAACCTGTTTTACCAACAATTTTTTAtatctattaataaaaaataccgctaaatctcttttttttttatggggaACATTATCAACCTAAAAACCATGCGTAGTAAATTTTGGTTCTGCCGCTGCCTACACAGAAATCCAGGAGATTGCGTGCAACTGCTTATTTGTCTCAATGATTACAAAGATGGTCCCAGGATTTATTCAACATCATTTTGTCTGGACTCATTAGAAGTCAATTAAAGAGTCTTGCTGTACAATGCCCCCAACCCATCTACCATCAATTTATTTTTGCGTTCCATTGTATTCTAGAGAAGCTGcacatatttatatccatatatcAGAAGTGCAATCCCCACCAGGATATCTCATTTCATGGGCCAGTGAAGGGCCATCAGGTTCAGCCCCGAAATCAACAAAGAAGTTTGGGTTCACCGTCAGCCCTCCTCGCGCTGTGTCCACATCAATTTGTAACATATGAGAGCCCTTCTTCACAAGATCCAGACCATAGAACTGACGGTCCCATGCGCTAAAGAGGGAGTTGGTCACGTACAATCTCTTCCCATCCAAGCTCAATTGGATCATCTGTGGCCCTCCTCTGAGCCGATTTCCCTGATAAAGAGAATTTTGGTTAAATATAGTCAATCATACTAGTATGCAATCACTTAAATAGCTTATCAATTATGCAAGTGCTTGAATTATGGGTACAAGCCTCCAAGGCTTGTTTTATTTTACCTGGAAGTCATGATATTTATGTTTTCAAAGATACAAAATACCAAATTTGTGGATGCATTTCCTCATCACTGAGTTGAATATTGTACAAAATACAcaaatttcaattttataaatctttttttattgtaCTCTGCTTACCATACTTTTATCTGTCTGTAGTAATAACTCATGCAATGAAAGTCGACATTGTTCAGTCACAGTAGAGATGTCATTTTAGAACACAACCAAAAGTTTGGATACACTTTAGTTTCAAATCAAGCATGGTATTACAGTGGAAAAAAAAAACAGTATATACTACAGCACTAATGGTTAAATACAGCATTAAAACAATGGAATTAGATGTGATACTAAAGGATGCATGAATCGCACCTTGATAGGAGGTACATCAAACTGCAATTCTTTCCCATCCTCTGTCACGTAGACTACATCACTCCCCTTTTGGAGGAGTCCTCCCACCCATACTTGGCCGCTCAACACAGGCTTAGCAGGATCTTCAATGTTGTATTGCCTAACATCCCCATGCAGCCAATTAACAAAGTAGAGGAAGCGATCATCCAACGAGATGAGGAAGTCCGTTATCAGTCCTGGCATTTCAGGGAGAATCCAGTTTTTCACCTTCAGTGGTGGCACAGATATCACCACCTGTAAAAGCAAATTCAGGAAGGAAAGGATTTAAAATACCGGACAATAGTGACTAACATGAAATACTGAAAGTTGATTGATGTTAATTTGAACATTGCACAtcgactcaaatacaagttttacgTAGTGCATATCCAAGAGTCAAAACCTTCTAAACTTTCTTCTTTTTTGCACATATAATTAAGAGTCACACACATGCATGTCTGTAAATCATGTCAACATGGGTATGTTGTGTTAAATATGAGAGTCCAGGCAACATCAATCTCTGGTTGGTTagaaaagaagacaagaaaaatcaaagagaatggACAGACCTCATGATTCCAGGTTCCATCTGCAGTCTTGAAAAATCTCACCATGTTGCTGCTCAAAGCACAGCCAACATAGCCGATGTCCTTGGTAGGGTCATGGAGAAATCTTATCTGGAAAAAATAGAAATGACTTTTAAAATGTGCTTATATAGGTATATTCCTGATCTTGAATGAGAAATAGACTTGATATTGACTTCTAGGGGTAAGAGCCCTGTGCTGCCTAGGTCCAATGTTTGTTTTAATTCACCACCAGGCCAGCTGTATACAAAGAGGTGTCTTCCATATAATCCGTCTTTAACATCCTCAAGATTAAAGCCCTTTGTAAAAGCTGCAGGAGCCCCCCATGATGTACTAATCATGGTCTCATGTCGAGGCTGGTACCAGAAATCATAGCCAAACTGTGGGCTGTGACCTGGCTTTTCCCACCTGAGTGCTAACAATATATAGTCAGATCAAACCATATGGGAAGCTAaatatttgaatcaaatgaatTCACTCAAATGACAATAAACTCGAGCAAAAGACAGGCTTCTGTCAACACCTTAACACATCATCTGCCTTGGAAAGGAAAAATTAATGATGATGATGTGTTGCAGCCTTCAAGTTTTTCCAATTATTATAGCATAAGATGATGATTTCAGAAAGCTTTAATACATGTTGAAAAGTAAAAAGATTGATGCACTTTATGTATAGGTCAGAGGGAATATGCATGCAATGCACAGGCACAGACAAAGGAGTACACAAATCAGTGGACACAGGCACATGCATGCACCCATGCATACACAGAGACACACATAGTGCGcatgcatgagagagagagagagagagagagagagagaaatttacaTTTCTGTGTTTGGCCAACTGTCATTTTTAAAGAAATGTAAGGTGGAGGAATTCCAGAAGTACATAATTGATAAACTATATATGTGATCAGAGCATTCAGGTCAACTTTGTATCAAAGTACCTTGGTATAATCAAAAGTtaagttttaaaatttatcaataaagcaTTCAAGTCATCAAACTCATGAAGTCTGGGGCACAATGGCCAAGTCTAAGCCAAAGGGTTTTCAAGAAAAGGCAAATACCCAATGATGCAGCTAATGAAGCTAAAGCATATAAGATGTTCAATGATAACCACATCACGCACTATAAAACAATCTTTCCAACCAAAGAAAATGGCAGTTCTATTATTTAACTTGTATTAATGCTTAAGTTTGCATGGTGGCACCTAAGTCTGTAATTTCTGCATGATTACTGGCTACATTGAATAGAGAAACACCCGGTTGGCACTCCTATCCTACTTGAGAGAAGTCCTGGTTTCAAACCTGGGAGGTGGCTTTCTGACCATGTTTCTCAAGAAAAATGGAACAGAGCTTCAAATCAGTTTTGAATTTGAACTATAAATTTTATCAAGCACCAACCAGAAGATACATAGCATAATGGAGATTTTCAAGGACTCTATACAAGTTGGAGATAGCGACTTTTGGATCCAAAAAGTATCTAATTGAGTTATCTAGtgttttttttattctttaagaTGTTATTAGTTAAGGATATTTTAACACTAATTTTAAGCTTTATACAGTATAGGGAAAGATCATAAACCTGTTGTTCATTGATTGTTTAAATCAAAGCTATACAACTCCCCTACTTTACATTCCAGATTTACTAGAATCCGTAATGTCTTAAAAAAGGCAAACCTGATAGTGCACATGAAGTGCAAAATTAAACATTATAGTTTTCCATgtgtttcatccaaaaaaaaaaaaaaaaggttttccaTGCGATTTTA
The sequence above is a segment of the Elaeis guineensis isolate ETL-2024a chromosome 7, EG11, whole genome shotgun sequence genome. Coding sequences within it:
- the LOC105033182 gene encoding selenium-binding protein 1, producing the protein MAGAVDVAQCKNKNLSNGTERKACCAGKGPGYASPLKAMSGTRETLLYVTCIYHGTEIEKPDYLATVDVDPSSPTYSKVIHRLPVTHVGDELHHFGWNACSSCHTDPSAVRRFLVLPSLVSSRIYVVDTATNPRAPSLHKVVEPTDIEEKTGLAYPHTSHCLASGEIMLSCLGDKDGNAEGSGFLLLDSDFNVKGRWEKPGHSPQFGYDFWYQPRHETMISTSWGAPAAFTKGFNLEDVKDGLYGRHLFVYSWPGGELKQTLDLGSTGLLPLEIRFLHDPTKDIGYVGCALSSNMVRFFKTADGTWNHEVVISVPPLKVKNWILPEMPGLITDFLISLDDRFLYFVNWLHGDVRQYNIEDPAKPVLSGQVWVGGLLQKGSDVVYVTEDGKELQFDVPPIKGNRLRGGPQMIQLSLDGKRLYVTNSLFSAWDRQFYGLDLVKKGSHMLQIDVDTARGGLTVNPNFFVDFGAEPDGPSLAHEMRYPGGDCTSDIWI